A window of the Henckelia pumila isolate YLH828 chromosome 3, ASM3356847v2, whole genome shotgun sequence genome harbors these coding sequences:
- the LOC140889567 gene encoding serine/threonine-protein phosphatase 7 long form homolog encodes MGWVDVFPTRLQAFGIIFSSYLFDWLQRFGNHFRMSRIEDPSVLYLQESHISSVVSPQTIDEIIRVKRSDNLIWKLYLENGFHSRVKAYLHHMGFLGVLQCGFRVYDNHLITALVERWRRETYTFHFRCGEATITLQDVSIIWGLSIDGEHVSGVDDSHKVGEWQHICLNLLGFTPLASYFKGGHFSMTALYEHCISIHIEDNSSEVDVVKYSRCVALMIIGGIMLPDYKGGSARLIFLQLLRNIDRIKSYNWGGAVLAFLYRELCNATRIGKSIISGPLLILQIWAWSRIKCVNPDRTGLSLLVASNSDAEIMPFSPYGARYTHAPTHSFRIIRDCFDRMNHDEFNWIVYERNDPDVRTIIDSYDTNIWRCVCHVICFEIIEMHRSNRVLRQFEMRQPIPQPAVDNDGLHNITKIGHRNTNWREYHENAIIFWNRRMRHVVQGELHGRSRQTNDDYFPWYERITVRIISPTVSEIGFRPYPHNVFAAGHHDIPQHFSTPANDKHQTSSGYVPRPSGWHAHAGPSTLMIFRQWRNPSIEGLNAQKT; translated from the exons ATGGGTTGGGTTGATGTTTTTCCAACCCGCCTACaag CTTTCGGAATTATATTTTCTTCCTATTTGTTTGATTGGCTGCAAAGATTTGGGAATCATTTCAG aatGTCGAGAATAGAAGATCCCAGCGTGTTGTATTTGCAAGAATCACACATATCATCAGTAGTTTCTCCGCAAACGATCGATGAAATTATTCGAGTCAAACGATCGGACAACTTGATTTGGAAATTGTATCTGGAGAATGGCTTCCATAGCCGTGTGAAAGCATATTTACACCATATGGGATTTTTAGGTGTCCTGCAATGTGGATTTCGTGTTTATGATAACCATTTGATTACTGCTCTGGTCGAACGATGGAGACGTGAAACTTACACATTTCATTTTAGATGCGGTGAGGCGACTATCACGTTGCAGGATGTTTCAATTATTTGGGGTTTATCAATTGATGGTGAGCATGTATCTGGTGTAGATGATTCGCACAAAGTGGGAGAATGGCAACACATATGTCTCAATTTATTGGGATTTACGCCATTAGCCTCATATTTCAAAGGTGGTCACTTTTCGATGACCGCTTTATATGAACACTGCATCTCCATACATATTGAAGATAATAGCTCCGAGGTTGATGTTGTAAAATATAGTCGATGTGTAGCATTGATGATTATCGGAGGAATAATGCTACCAGATTATAAAGGAGGATCGGCTAGATTGATTTTTTTACAACTGCTTCGGAATATTGATCGAATAAAATCTTACAACTGGGGAGGTGCAGTTTTAGCATTCCTATACCGTGAGTTGTGCAATGCAACACGTATAGGAAAATCAATAATATCTGGGCCTTTACTTATTTTACAG ATATGGGCATGGAGCAGGATTAAATGTGTTAATCCTGATCGGACTGGCTTATCTCTTCTTGTGGCCTCGAACTCTGATGCTGAAATTATGCCATTTTCTCCCTATGGTGCACG TTATACTCATGCACCGACACACTCTTTTCGAATTATAAGAGATTGTTTTGATCGTATGAATCACGATGAG TTTAACTGGATAGTGTACGAGAGAAACGATCCAGATGTCAGGACAATAATAGATTCATACGATACTAATATTTGGCGATGTGTTTGTCATGTGATCTGCTTTGAAATTATAGAGATGCATCGTTCGAATCGAGTGTTGAGGCAATTTGAAATGCGTCAACCTATTCCTCAACCTGCAGTTGACAACGATGGCCTCCACAACATCACCAAAATAGGCCATCGCAACACAAACTGGAGGGAATATCATGAAAATGCCATTATTTTTTGGAACAGAAGGATGCGGCATGTTGTCCAGGGTGAATTGCATGGAAGATCTAGACAAACTAATGATGACTACTTTCCATGGTATGAGCGCATAACTGTTCGCATTATATCTCCTACAGTCAGTGAGATTGGTTTTCGTCCATATCCACACAATGTATTTGCTGCTGGACACCATGATATTCCACAACATTTCAGTACTCCTGCTAATGATAAACATCAGACATCTTCAGGATATGTTCCAAGGCCATCTGGTTGGCATGCCCATGCAGGGCCGTCAACGCTGATGATTTTTCGACAGTGGCGAAATCCATCTATAGAAGGCCTGAATGCCCAAAAAACATAG